A single genomic interval of Oleidesulfovibrio alaskensis DSM 16109 harbors:
- a CDS encoding substrate-binding periplasmic protein: MKKTILSAFLFLMLVAAFPLHAAQNVTVYGDDAYPPYSYQKGKEARGIYVDILKKAFAQMPDYNVTIELVPWKRAVKLVETGKGFAFFPPYYRPDLRPWVIHSEPILEEAVVVFCRDDVLASPRPDWPADYKGLTVGTNEGFSLGRKEAEQGIITLEEAGDNDKNVIKVANKRIDCYLNDRLAVLQTIQSLKQAGKYVEGQHAGILEGAVVEQEYGHVGFATAGSFPFRDDFVAKFNETIKKMKASGEIEAIVAGYK; encoded by the coding sequence ATGAAAAAAACAATCCTGTCCGCATTCCTGTTTCTCATGCTGGTTGCAGCGTTCCCTCTGCATGCTGCGCAAAATGTCACCGTATACGGTGACGACGCCTACCCGCCCTACAGCTACCAGAAAGGAAAAGAAGCCAGAGGCATCTATGTTGATATTCTGAAAAAAGCTTTTGCACAGATGCCCGACTACAATGTGACCATAGAGCTTGTGCCGTGGAAACGTGCAGTCAAGCTGGTGGAAACCGGTAAAGGATTTGCTTTTTTCCCGCCTTATTACCGTCCGGACCTGCGCCCGTGGGTCATCCATTCCGAACCCATTCTGGAAGAAGCAGTTGTCGTATTCTGCCGCGATGACGTGCTGGCCTCTCCCCGCCCTGACTGGCCTGCAGACTACAAAGGGTTGACCGTGGGGACAAACGAAGGCTTTTCACTCGGGCGAAAAGAAGCCGAACAAGGCATAATCACACTGGAAGAGGCCGGTGATAATGACAAAAACGTTATAAAAGTAGCCAACAAACGTATTGACTGCTACCTCAACGACCGCCTTGCCGTACTGCAGACCATTCAGAGTCTGAAACAGGCAGGCAAGTATGTTGAGGGACAGCACGCCGGTATCCTGGAAGGCGCTGTGGTCGAACAGGAATACGGTCACGTGGGCTTTGCCACGGCAGGCTCGTTCCCGTTCCGCGACGACTTTGTCGCCAAATTCAATGAAACCATAAAGAAGATGAAGGCATCAGGCGAAATCGAAGCTATTGTTGCCGGATATAAATAA
- a CDS encoding methyl-accepting chemotaxis protein produces the protein MTKSIQTILILILVAVVTTILTAFGAQSYYLEQTKQLALLTNESNRAAARLAVNMASPMWELDEDLASDVVASEMQAENVHTVVIWEPDQEKIFYGRTKAGTEEAEADQLPEGSDYITATSEVLHKESVIGVAGVAVSKANMRADLRATLQKIALTTITIDALLIFALFMAMRSVIIKPLKSIEEYVVSISNGNYDVGFSAARFLGELKRLRTAVETMVENLKRNISEIQIKEKEAAKAAAEAKQAFAAAEESKEKAVRARREGLLEAAGVLKGIGGRIREASSDLSEKVDAVTSRSDQQRERATSTATAMEEMNATVLEVARSASEAALSAEESRSTAGLGSSKVVELVTTIKDVVQQTENLKNSLNVLGSHAEGIGRIMGVINDIADQTNLLALNAAIEAARAGDAGRGFAVVADEVRKLAEKTMQATKEVETVVRDIQSSSQVNISGMEQTSEVVRTSTTLAEEAGRSLEQIVRTIEMTSDQVRSIATASEEQSASSEEINQAMVHINDLAAEIADDMALANDAINELSTYANNLAELIEKLEHDGEDN, from the coding sequence GTGACAAAAAGCATACAGACTATACTCATCCTGATACTTGTAGCCGTTGTAACAACTATCCTTACGGCTTTCGGTGCTCAGAGCTACTATCTGGAGCAGACCAAGCAGCTCGCCCTGCTGACTAATGAAAGTAACCGTGCAGCGGCACGCCTTGCGGTCAACATGGCGTCCCCCATGTGGGAACTGGATGAAGATCTGGCAAGCGATGTGGTGGCTTCCGAAATGCAGGCAGAGAACGTCCACACGGTGGTCATCTGGGAACCTGATCAGGAAAAAATCTTTTACGGCCGCACCAAAGCAGGAACTGAAGAAGCCGAAGCAGACCAGCTGCCTGAAGGTTCTGACTATATCACAGCAACAAGCGAAGTATTGCACAAAGAATCTGTCATAGGCGTCGCCGGTGTAGCTGTCAGCAAAGCAAACATGCGCGCTGACCTCCGCGCCACCCTGCAAAAAATAGCGTTAACCACCATCACTATAGATGCTCTGCTTATTTTCGCACTCTTCATGGCCATGCGGTCAGTTATCATAAAGCCCCTTAAATCCATCGAAGAATACGTTGTGAGCATCAGTAACGGTAACTATGATGTGGGTTTCAGTGCCGCACGCTTTCTCGGCGAACTCAAGCGGCTGCGTACAGCAGTTGAAACCATGGTAGAGAACCTGAAGCGCAATATATCTGAAATACAGATAAAAGAGAAAGAAGCAGCAAAAGCTGCAGCGGAAGCAAAACAGGCATTCGCCGCTGCTGAAGAATCCAAAGAAAAAGCTGTAAGAGCGCGTCGCGAAGGTCTGCTGGAAGCTGCAGGTGTTCTGAAAGGCATCGGCGGCCGCATAAGAGAAGCATCGTCTGACCTTTCTGAAAAAGTGGATGCTGTGACGTCACGCAGCGACCAGCAGCGAGAACGGGCCACATCTACGGCCACCGCCATGGAAGAAATGAACGCAACGGTTCTGGAAGTGGCCAGAAGTGCATCGGAAGCCGCACTCAGCGCTGAAGAATCACGTTCAACTGCGGGGCTCGGTTCCTCAAAAGTTGTGGAACTGGTAACGACCATTAAAGACGTGGTACAGCAGACGGAAAACCTGAAAAACAGCCTGAATGTTCTTGGCAGCCATGCCGAAGGCATCGGGCGTATCATGGGCGTAATTAACGATATTGCCGACCAGACTAACCTGCTGGCGCTCAATGCAGCTATCGAAGCCGCACGGGCTGGTGACGCCGGCAGAGGTTTTGCCGTGGTGGCGGATGAAGTCCGCAAGCTGGCAGAAAAAACCATGCAGGCAACCAAAGAAGTTGAAACCGTTGTCCGTGATATACAAAGCAGCAGCCAGGTAAACATATCCGGCATGGAGCAGACTTCTGAAGTGGTACGCACAAGTACAACCCTGGCAGAAGAAGCCGGGCGGTCTCTGGAGCAGATAGTCCGCACCATAGAAATGACATCAGATCAGGTGCGCAGCATCGCCACTGCAAGCGAAGAACAATCCGCGAGCAGTGAGGAAATTAACCAAGCCATGGTCCACATCAATGACTTGGCAGCAGAAATTGCAGACGATATGGCACTGGCCAATGATGCCATCAATGAGTTGTCGACCTATGCAAACAATCTTGCCGAGTTGATAGAAAAACTGGAACACGACGGAGAAGATAACTGA